CTCGCCGGTCAGCTTCAACCCGTCACCACGAGCCCGATCGACCAGCATCGCGATCAACTGCTCATCCGTGACCGCACCCACCGGCTCCACGGCCGGCTGTCCCACGGTGGTCTCGGTCGTCATCTGGCGTCTCTCCCTTGATCGGTCGATCAGCCGTTATTTGGGCCCTGTCTCACTTTCGGTGGTGACGGTGGGTGCTGTTATCCGAGGAGGATGCGGTGGCGGAGCAGGGTGAAGCCTGCTCGTCCGTGCATTTGACGTGCGATTCGTTTGGTCTTGGTGTTGACGCCTTCGGTGGGGCCGTTGCTGTAGGGGAGCGTGAGCGCGGCGTTCACGGCGTCGCGGTCGCGTTCCAGGCCTCGGGTGAAGGCGTGCAGATGAGGTAGATCGACCGTGCGAACCTGCAGGATCCAGTGCGAGAGCCGGTCGGTGTTTGCGGGTTGAGGCGTCAGGAGCTCGGCGAAGCGTCCGACAGCGGCGGCGAGTTGGGTCATCTCTGGGCAGGCTGCGGTGAGCCGTGCCAGTAGATCTCGGCGCTCGGGTTTGAGGTTGTCGGGTCTGGTGAGGATCATCCGGGCGAGGCGGCGTGGGGAGATGTGGCTGCGGTCGGCGTCCGCGCGGCCTTGGTTGATGTACTTGTGCAGGAGGTTGAGGCAGCCGGTGAAGCCGAGGGTCTTGATCTCGTCGAAGAGGTGCTTGACGCCGACGCTGGGGTCCTCGGCTCGACGTTTGCGTAGGTGTTCGCGGTAGGGGTCGACGAGGCTGGCACGGTATTTGGGGACGCGGAGCATCCGCTCGGGCCGGTCGGCTCGCGCGTAGCGCTTGACGGTGTTCAGGGCCAACTGCAGACGGCGGGCGCACTCCAGCAGGCCCACGCCTTGGTCGAGCAGGTCATGGACCTGGTGCCAGCGTTGCTGGGTCGTCCGCGCGCGGGGGCCGTCGTAGATGGGTGCGTCCAGGACGGGGGCCCAGCAGGTACTGTGCGCCTTCACCTCGCTGAGGGCGGCTTCACAGAGGTTGTGCCACAGGTGCCACCGGTCTGCGACCTGCACCGCGTCGGGCAGGGCGCGGCGAATGGCCTCGGCGTAGGTCGCCGAGCCGTCGCGGCATACGACCTCGACGCCGGGATGTGCGCGTAACCACGCTTCGAGGGTGTCGGCGGTGCGGTCGGGTAGCACGTCGATCCGCTCATGGGTCTCGGCGTCGATCACCACGGTGGCGTAGCGGTGCCGCCGGCGTAGAGCGAAATCGTCAACGCCGATCACCCGAGGCGTCCGCTCATTGGGCAGCGGGATGCACAGCAGGGCGCGTAGAGCCGTGTGACGGGACAGGCCCATGGCGAGTATCGCCAGCAGACGCGACCCTGCCCGGCCCGCTAACTCCTTGACGACGGCTTTGACCTGCCTGTTCAAACGGGCTGTGCGGCGCTGGTATCGCTCCAGCACCCCGGGAACCTGTTCACGGAAGGTGTGGCGGCAGCCGCGCGTGGGGCACACCAGACGCCGCACCCGCACACGGACCACCACCCGGCGCCCGTCGACCGGAACGTCGGCGACCGTCCGCCAGTGATAGCCGTGCACCCGTCCGGACGAGGCCCCGCACCTCGGGCAGACCGCAGTGTCACGCGGCGTCCGGGCCCGCACCACGATCCGCTCACCCTCGTCGGTCACGTCCTCGATGACCAGCGGGGACAGCCCCGAGAACACCGTCCGTACAAGTCTGTTGACATCCTCCACATAGGAACAACGACACCCGCCACCCTCCGTCACCACCGAAAGTGAGACAGGGCCGCTATTTGTACAGTCCCCTCGCCGGACCGACCTCGACACGGGCTGTCCCGGCAGCGGGCCACACCGGTGCCGGGACCGGCGCGTCCTTCACCCGCCGCTGCGCCCACGCCCGACCCGACACCGGCCCACCGTGCACGTCGAGCTTCTCCACCGGCGGCCGCACCGGCTTGACCGCCGGGGCCGGGGCGGCGGCCTCGACCGGCGCGCCGACCAGCAACGACACCACCAGCGGCACGACCGTCAAACCGGCGACCCACCGCCGGAACCCACCGGTCCGAGCAGGGTCCCGTCGCCGCAACGAACGGTGGACAGGTCGTACAGACATCATGGTTTCTCCCCGGAAAGGACAGCCGCACGGAGCAGAAGACGCCAACTCAGTACATCAACATGCGTAAAACTCGGTGGACCTGCTCCGCCCGACCCCACAGCCGACCCGAACAGGTCCAACCAACTAGTGTCCTGCGCCGGAAATTCGCCTACAAAATCGTGCGAGTGATTCGAGGATCTCTTCGGCCGTCTTTGTCCAGGTGAACGGCCGTGGGTCGCGGTTCCAGTCGGCGATCCAGGAGCGGATGTCGGCTTCCAGGGCTTGGACGCTTTTGTGGGCGCCGCGGCGGATCTTCTGCTCTGTGAGGTGGCCGAACCAGCGTTCGACCTGGTTGATCCAGGACGAGCCGGTCGGGGTGAAGTGCATGTGGAACCGGGGGTGGCGGGCCAGCCAGGCCCGCACGGCCGGGGTCTTGTGGGTGCCGTAGTTGTCGCAGACCAGGTGCACGTCCAACTCGGCTGGCACCGCTTTGTCGATGGTGGTCAGGAACTTCTTGAACTCGACGGCGCGGTGCTGGCGGTGCAACTCGCTGATCACATGGCCGTCGGCGATGTTGAACGCGGCGAACAGGCTGGTGATCCCGTTGCGGGTGTAGTCGTGGGTGCGCCGTTCGGGCATGCCGGGCATCATCGGCAGGACCGGCTGGGACCTGTCGAGTGCCTGGATCTGGCTCTTCTCGTCAACGCAGAGCACGACGGCCCGCTCGGGCGGGTTGTGGTAGAGCCCGACGACGTCGACGACCTTCTCGATGAACAGCGGGTCGGTGGACAGTTTGAAGGTCTCGGCACGGTGGGGCTTGAGGCCGAAATCCCGCCAGATTCGCCCGATCGTGGACTTCGATAACCCCGACTTCTCGGCCATCGACGTGCGCGACCAGTGGGTGGCGTTGCGCGGCGCCTGCTCCAACGTCGTCACCACCACGTCCTCGACCTGGTCGAGGCTGATCGACGGCGGGCGGCCTGGTCGCTGCTCGTCCATCAGTCCGTCCAGCCGCAGCTTCAGAAACCGCCGCCGCCACTTGCCCACCGTGGACAAATGCACTCCGAGATCCCTTGCGACGTCGGTGTTCGACGCACCGTCAGCACACGCCAGGACGATCCGCGAACGCATCGCCAGGACCTGCGACGACTTCGCCCGACGTACCCACCGCGTCAACGTCGCTCGCTCTTCGTCGGTCAGCGTCACCGGCGCAGTGGGACGCCCAGTTCTCGGCATCCCGTCACCCTACCCACTTATTAGGCGAATTTCCGGCGCAGGACACTAGGACCAGCTCACCGACGCCACAAGACTTGACCACTCGGGTCGAGCAACACCAGATCACCGTCATCACGGAGAACCAGCTTGTCCGCGGCCGTCGCCCAGGTCTTGGTGTTCCACAGCGGAGTACCGTCACTGGCGTAGACGACGACGTTCCCGTCGGGCTGGAATACCAACTCAGCGCCCGGGTTGTTCCAGGTCTCGGCATCCCACAACGGCACGCCAGCCTGGGTCAGAACCAGGTTGCCATCCACTTGCATCATCAGGCGATAGTTGCCGGCGTCCGAGCGCAGATACTGATTTTCGGTCAGCTTCTGCCCCCGCAGCAGCGTGTTGCTGCCAGCGACCGGTGGGACGTACGAGTTGTACAACATGAACACTGACGTGTCGGTCAACGCACCCTGGAACACAGCGACATCGTCGATGCCGCCGGTCCACTGGTCGACAATGTTGTCTCGCCACAGGGTGCGGCCCACCAGCAGCGGACCGGTCGAGGCCATCGGGGTAAAGGTGATGTTCTCCGTGGTCCCTTCGAGCACCCCGTTGACGTAGAGGCGAATCTGGTTCCGCTCGGCGTCGTACACGCCGCCAAGGTGGGTCCACACACCTTCTTCCGCAAGGGACGTCGAGTTAACGGTCGCTCCGGAGGTCGTGGTGACGTCATCGTCACTGATACTGAACTGCCACCTACCCAACGTGGAGTTGAACTTGATCCAGCCGGCGCTTTCATGGATCCCCCGCTGGGATACTGCCGTTCGCATGCCGTCGAGCCGGTCGAGCATCACCCAGGCCGACATCGTGAACGACTGGTCGGTCCGCAGGACGGGCTTCTCCTGCCACTGTGTGAACTCCAGGCCGTCGGCGTCCGGCTCGGTCGTGCCCGTCTTGACCGCGCTGCGCCCGTACTCCGACGTGTTCTCGCTGAAACCCTCGTCCGGGAAGTAGTCGTAGTCCAGCCACAGGCCCGATCCGTTGGCGGAGTGGCCGGCGCCGACGGCGGAACCCCGCGTCAAGGCCAGGTACCGGCCCCAGGCGGTCACCGTGTCCGGCGCCTCACAGGTGTCCCTCAGATTCGCCAGGTAACAGGGTGTGGCGGCCTCGAAATCCCAGTTGCCGACCTGGACAGGAGTCAGGATCCCCGGCTCGTGGAACCCACTCGACGTCGACTCGGTCGCCAGCTGACCGGTGAAGTCCTGCGGCACCAACACCCGGAGGGTCATTCAAAACCCGGGTGCGGCGGTTCTGAAGATCTCCAGGGCGGTGGCGGTGCGTAACACGTCGGGGAAGTCGGTCATGATCCGGTGGTAGCCGGTCTTGAGGATCTTCCAGTTCTTCAGATGACTGATGGCGCGTTCGACGGCGGCGCGGAGCCGGTTGACGCTGTAGTTGTACGCCTTTTGCTGGGCGGTCAGTTCCCCACCGGGTGGTTTCTTGTGCGGGGTGATCGGGCCGGTGCCCTGGTAGCCGCCGTCGCCGATCATGCCTGGTCCGTCGGTGAGGTGGCTGGCCCAGCGTTCGGCGATGCCGGAGATGAAGAACGCCGCCGCGTCGTGGCGGGCGCCGTTGACGGGTTCGCCGACGTCGGCGACGCGGCCATCGAGGTTGGCGATGACCTGCACGTTCTGCCCTGACAGGTGTTTCTTGCCGGAGAACAGTCCGTGGTAGGACTCGCGTTCGCCGACCGGGGCGACGAACCCGTCAACCAGCACACCGTCACGGCGGGTCTGCTCCAGGCGCTGGTCGACCTCAGGACGGGTGACCCAGCGCAGGATCGGCTGCAGGATCTGGTGATAGCGGGTGATCGTGGCCTGCGAACAGCCGAACACCTCGCCGAGGACCTCGTCGGGCATGTTGTGCCGGAGTCCGAACAGCACCGCGATCACCGCCGTGGCCAGCGGCAACACGTGCGGACGCCCGACCGGCGGCTTCTCCCACTCATCGCCCACGATCTCGCGAACCCGGCCGATCAGGTCAGCGAGCCGGTCCGTCGGGAGTCCTGTCATACTTTCACAGCGCAGCGGCTGACCCTCGATCAACTTCCACACAAAGCTGATCTATCGGATCCCAGCCGCTGCGTCTACTCCGGACAGTCAACCCGGGTCACGGGCACCCTCGAACCTCACTCAACGTGACATCCATGGGCGTCGACCGAGTTTTGAATGGCCCTCCCGGTCGAACATCTGAACATCGGCGATCTGGCCAGCCCAGTAGTTGATGGAGGAACCTTGCCACAGCTCGCGACCGATCACGATCCGCTGCCGATTGGGCCAAGCCTGCATTCCACCGGCAGACGCCGACGCCGACAACTGCCCGTTGACATAGATTTTCGTCGTATCGTTGGTCGCGTCGTAAACGCCCGCGAGGTGCGTCCAGACGCCAGTGACCACCGGCACCGCGGATTCGACTGCTCCGGTCTCGGCCGTACCGGCCGTGTCGTTGACGTGCAGCCAGAGAGACCACTTCTTGGTCTGTCCACCACGGAACCCCAGCACAAAGCTGCTGTTCAGACTTCCGTCCTGGGTCACCGCGACCTGGTTCGTGGTGGGGAGCGGGTCACCGGCGTTGCCCAGCTTCACCCAGGCCGCGACGGCGAACGACTTCTGCGGATCGATCAGCGGCGCCGACGTGAAAGCGCGACTTGAGCTGCCGTCGAAGCTCGTCGTCTTGGCGCCGTGCATCCGGACGTCGTCGGCCCAGGTCACATTCGTCGTTTCCAGGTCGGTGTCACCCGCCAGCGTGGGTTGCTGGTCGGCGAGGGCGGTGGTCTGGTCCACGCCGGGGTACTGCTCCAGGCCCCACTTGGCCACTGCTGGGGAGGATCGGGGGGCGGTGAAGGTGGCGGATCCGATGTTGCCGAGGTTGCCGGTGGCGTCGATGCCGCGTACCCAGAAGGTGTTCCGGCCGAAGCTGGGTACGGTGACCGTCACCGTGGCGGTCTTCGGGTTGGTGCCGCTGGCGGTGATCTCGGTGGTCGGTGGGTTGGACCAGCCGTACCGGAACTTGGACACGTCCGTGGTGGTGGTGCTGAACGTGAACGTCATGGTCTTGCCCGGACCGCCGGGCGTGCCGGGGGTGACCGTGGGCGCTGGTGGCACGGTGGTGTCCGGGGCGAACTGGCACCACGACGACCACGGGCCGGTGATCGAGTACGGGGCCCGGTCAGTACCCCTGGCGCGGAACGCGTACGTGGGGCCCTTCGCGATCGACACCGCCGAACTCGTCGCCCGACTGTTCGGCGTGATCCCGGTCTTCACCGGCGGCGCGCTCTTACG
The sequence above is a segment of the Micromonospora sp. WMMA1363 genome. Coding sequences within it:
- a CDS encoding ISL3 family transposase translates to MFSGLSPLVIEDVTDEGERIVVRARTPRDTAVCPRCGASSGRVHGYHWRTVADVPVDGRRVVVRVRVRRLVCPTRGCRHTFREQVPGVLERYQRRTARLNRQVKAVVKELAGRAGSRLLAILAMGLSRHTALRALLCIPLPNERTPRVIGVDDFALRRRHRYATVVIDAETHERIDVLPDRTADTLEAWLRAHPGVEVVCRDGSATYAEAIRRALPDAVQVADRWHLWHNLCEAALSEVKAHSTCWAPVLDAPIYDGPRARTTQQRWHQVHDLLDQGVGLLECARRLQLALNTVKRYARADRPERMLRVPKYRASLVDPYREHLRKRRAEDPSVGVKHLFDEIKTLGFTGCLNLLHKYINQGRADADRSHISPRRLARMILTRPDNLKPERRDLLARLTAACPEMTQLAAAVGRFAELLTPQPANTDRLSHWILQVRTVDLPHLHAFTRGLERDRDAVNAALTLPYSNGPTEGVNTKTKRIARQMHGRAGFTLLRHRILLG
- a CDS encoding IS630 family transposase → MPRTGRPTAPVTLTDEERATLTRWVRRAKSSQVLAMRSRIVLACADGASNTDVARDLGVHLSTVGKWRRRFLKLRLDGLMDEQRPGRPPSISLDQVEDVVVTTLEQAPRNATHWSRTSMAEKSGLSKSTIGRIWRDFGLKPHRAETFKLSTDPLFIEKVVDVVGLYHNPPERAVVLCVDEKSQIQALDRSQPVLPMMPGMPERRTHDYTRNGITSLFAAFNIADGHVISELHRQHRAVEFKKFLTTIDKAVPAELDVHLVCDNYGTHKTPAVRAWLARHPRFHMHFTPTGSSWINQVERWFGHLTEQKIRRGAHKSVQALEADIRSWIADWNRDPRPFTWTKTAEEILESLARFCRRISGAGH
- a CDS encoding transposase family protein produces the protein MTGLPTDRLADLIGRVREIVGDEWEKPPVGRPHVLPLATAVIAVLFGLRHNMPDEVLGEVFGCSQATITRYHQILQPILRWVTRPEVDQRLEQTRRDGVLVDGFVAPVGERESYHGLFSGKKHLSGQNVQVIANLDGRVADVGEPVNGARHDAAAFFISGIAERWASHLTDGPGMIGDGGYQGTGPITPHKKPPGGELTAQQKAYNYSVNRLRAAVERAISHLKNWKILKTGYHRIMTDFPDVLRTATALEIFRTAAPGF